DNA sequence from the Manihot esculenta cultivar AM560-2 chromosome 11, M.esculenta_v8, whole genome shotgun sequence genome:
caataatctCACAAATACAACCTTCATATAAATCTTAATATTTTCACAAGTTTCAGAAATCCACATCAAATAAATCTCGCAAATCTCAGAAAGCACACATCTGAAATCACGATTTAAAAAAACACATCCAAACCTTCAGTGAGAGAGAACGCAGCGAGGAGCAGAACCGGACAGCAAGACTGGACCAGCGGACGCAGCGACGAGGACCAGAGGAAGCGGCGGAGAAGAGCAAAGAATCAACCAGGACCAGCTAACCCAGCAAGCAGCACGGAGGCAGCAATGACGTTGACAGCGTGAAGAGCAGAGGGTCGAGCGGTGGGAGGCGCACGTATGTACCAGAGGAGAGGCGGAATGGTGAAGGGGAGGGGAGGGCGGCAGTAGACTGGAGAGTCGAGATTTAAGGGTTCTTTTGATAGCAGgtttgtttatttaatttaggtttatttaattattaattaagattGTATTTTTATAGAgtagtttatattatttaaaatattttatactatacgttttttaattttgtcttttatgttataattttttaaaaataaataatatagtttcatagtattaattaaataaataataatatttataaattgtctcattgaatattaatttttatctatttacgGTATTTATGTACAAGTATGGTTTGACGTTTATTATAAGATTTATAAAgagaatatataaaaattataaaatatattaaaagatgACATagtgataaataatttaatttatgatgaAAGTAAGCATGATatagatatatattaatttaaaattaatcaatataaattaatttcatggATATGAGtatatcataattattaaaagTGCACCTAAAATACAAAACACAAAAAGCAGGAGCCTTCTTCTTCtgtttctaataataataataataataataataataataataatgtttgATTGGAAAGATTAAGTGAGATGGGAGGAATAATATGTCtaaaattgtttattaattttaatttattaaagttcaaacaatattaaaaatgacaatattatatttcaattataaaaatatatgattaattaataattaatatgaaaataatatataataatagcaAATAAAAGTGTACAGTTTTGTGGTAAATTTCAGACTAAAATTTTTAGAGGTTCAAGGTTTAAATCCCAAAAGCatattagattaaattaattgaaatataatatgattataatatataataaccaAGATGGTAAATAcctgaatatttaaatatttttacaattctaAACATATCAATTTCATCATGAAAAATTcattgaaatgtaaaaataatagatttaagTAAAACGAAGGCCTATCAAATGTTTTGACGCAGCATTTCTCAAGGTGGGCTTTTTCTTGTCTGGACCTTTTTAACTGGGCTTTGCTAGGTTTCTCTTTGAACTAGAGGCCTAGACTATATATCATTATATTAATGAATTCtatctttaaaaataatttaaaaaaaaaagcatatatTCTCATGCAAATAAGTCAAAAGTGCATCAATAATTTCAGAAATTCTCGAAGCAGTTGGCAGAAGAATATCACAGCAGAAAACCTCTAGAAAAGCTGCCAATATCTATTGACTTGAATTAcccgtttttttttttgttttaacaaCTATCAGAGtttctcaatttaatttaattaattgatgaGGTTACTAAAAATCGTCTTAGTGGGATTCTGTAATAGCACTCGAACTCCAGATCAGTTCAGTTAGCATATAATTTGTTAATGCTAGGCAGGAGCATCTACCAGCTACATATTGTCATTATCAGCGGTTTCAAGTTtcctttcttttgttttgttaaatagttttattctttaattaaCTCTGTTGCGGATGTAACTGGACATTCTGATTCTGAGATGCTTCAGGAATGACAAAAGCTAGATTATGCATGATAGCCACCAAACTATTCCTCAAAGTAAATCATCCCACTAATGCCATTATTTAAAGGGACCAATAACACTTACATGCTTGTACGTACTTGTGCTCATAATTTTGATTCACAATGGAAAATCAGCAAGAGAAACAGCAGCCCAAGAAACAGAATTCAAACAAAAAGAAACCGCCTTTACCAGGTCATTCTCTCTCAGATTGATGTTTTTCAGTTTTGTTATGTTCTGAATCTGATATAGCTTCTAAAATGACTTACAGTTGGGATAAGAAAATGTTGTCCATACTCAAAACCCAAGGGGGATAGAAGCTTTCTTGAAGGATGGTAAGTCTTCTTTCTTCTCCAATTCAATTAATCCTATTTCTTTTAGCATAATTCCTATGATAACAGTGTATTCTTATTTTTGCACAATTTTTCTTAATCAAATATGCAGCCTCTTTGCTTTATGCTGCTGTTGGATCTGTGACTTGTGCTTTGATACCACAGTTGTGATTGGATAAGAGGCTTGATGAGAGGTTGCAGTGTATCAAAATCATCTTCACCAGGATCACCTAGCTtttttatgtataagagaaataTGTTTCTATAATTTGATTCAGTAATTTTATATCCCTGTGTGTGAGATATCTAATTCTTTGAGTCTGGCTCAAGCTTATGTTCATGAGTTGATTACTTGTTTTAGTCCTGGGAAATTTTCAAGTTCTATAGATATATATGTATTTGGAGCAGTTTCGTGTGCATAATGAATAAAGCCATAAGAGTCGAGCATGGTTTTTCTTACCTGAGCCTCAGGAACAAGGGGGAAACAGAATAAATACAGACGACACAGGTCAATCATTTTCATATCTTCCATCTTCTTCTTAAATTTTCTGCCTTGTCTAAATCCCAAATAATTAGTTCACTCATAAGAAATCCTCATCTGGTGACAAAGAAGAAAGATTCTGAACCTGATTGATTCATTGTACGATATCTGCATATTTTTCAGATCTGACCTTATTTTCAATAATCAGAATACCAGCAAAATTCAGAAGATGCAACAAATTTCTACTTCACTAAGCCTGTAATTTCTTGCGAATCCTTTGCCTCAAAGACTCGGAATCAGTCAAAGTAATAACAGCTAAATAATGTGAACAGAGTCACGAAGCGACCATGCGCATGAAAGTATGAAACAAATTGCATGAATGTTGAATTCTCTTAGGAGTAACTAGACTAAGCTTGCAAGAGCTCCAGCTGTGCCAAAACGTTTGCAACTGTTGATTTTAATTTCGGATCACCATTATGTGCAAGATCGATGAGCACTCCCCGAGCAGACTCTCCGTATCTTGTTCTGTGTTCCTCAATTCTAAAGATCCTCTCCAATATCCACAGTGCTTTTTCTTGAGCATTTACATTTCCAGATTCTAAAATCTTTATTATTGCTTGGAAAACTGACATTCTAGCCATATAGTTGCTTCCACTTTCCCATATTTCATCTTGAAATAGAGTTCCAAGTGCATCAAGAACAGCTTCATCAGCTTCTCTCTCTTCTCCTTCCAATATTTTGATCAGTGGACAGATAGCACCAGCCTTGACCAAACAAAATGTTCTTTTGACAATGCAGTAGCAATCATGAACTTCGCAAAAAGCCTCTGCTGAACGAGGAATACATGTCCACCTCGATTTTCTGGACTTTCTTAGAGCTAATGAATTCTGTGACAGTTGAGCTAGTGAGGTTGCAGCTCTACACTTGGCAACCAATGACCCAGTTGACAGCAACTTCACAAGCAAAGGAATCACTCCTAATTCTGCAGAAAGACGCTGTAGTTTCTTATCAGAGGGAGCTGTAAAGTGAATAAATAAGCCTGCGATGTTCTCCATTAACCAGCTTGTTGTGGGCGTTGAAGTTGATTCACTTGAACTCATGATTAAGATCAGAGCCGGTAGCAAGTTAGATTTCTCAAGTACACCTGTTGCTTTCTTATTATCAACGACGACATTGCTCAGTATTCCAATTGCAGCAGCTTTTTCAGCCTCAGATGTTGATGAAGAGACAACACTTACAATGTTATTAACATGATATTCTCCGAGCTGTTCCATCAATTCTTCTGGTGAATCTTTAGAAAGAGTGTAGAGCAAATTTAAGGCAGCAGTTCTGTTTTTTATACTAGTCTCTGTGAGGAAGAGCAAGAGAAGCTGGAATGCACCATTTTCCCTCATCTTTTTCCTTGCTTTGGTAGCCTTAGAATGGGAAGCAATGCTATTGAGTGCTTGTAAGAGATGAAACTGAACTACTGGACTGGACAGATACAAAAGAGAGAGAATCTGCTGAACAATATCTTGGTTAACCAGAACAGATTCAGATCCAGCTATCTTTGCAAGTATGGCTGATGCTGGTTCCTGAAGAGTCATGAGCACAGATGTGACAGAGAATAGCAGCTGAAGCAGGGGGACTACAATGCCTGAACTGATTAGATGCTTTATATTTTCCGTTGACATTGATAAATTCTGCAATGCATTTAACGCAGATAACTTGGCTTCAAGATTTCCAGCTTTAAACATTTTGGCTAGGGGTTCAATTGCCCCGTCTTCACCAAGGGAAGCTCTACTTTGATCAGTGAGCTTCATTCTTGCAATTGCTGTTGCCATGAGGACCTTAGCCATATCAGAGCCTGAAAAAAACAAGATGATTACATTTAGACAGCATTTTCTAAGTATTAATTTAGATTACTTCATTTACAATTCAGATTAGTAAGACAAATGCAGAGAAATTAGATGTTTCTATTCTTTGATCAACCAACATTTATATGCGCCTCAACAAGGAGAGGTGCTACAAATCTTTCTAAATGAAGTTATGGACATAACTTGTCTTATTACTTTTTGCTCTCATCTAATAAACTCAATACAAATCACTggtttttatgttaatattcTAGCATTAGATTATTTGAATGATCAGATTTTTCCACATTTGAcaccaagttctccaaatgcaTATTTGCCAGGTGCGgtatttatattcaatatacATGGTTAATAACTTTCGAACTCGTAAAACTCTGCAGTTTGGAATTCAAATGCACATAAAGCAACAGCAAAATTTCATTAACATGGTGAACTAGAAAGCTTAACTACAAAGTGGAAAGAGGCTCTATTATTACCTTCCTTTAGGTAATGCACTAGAGGTTTAAAGTAACCAGCCTCAGCCATATAAAGCGCATTTTGAGTATTGCTTGACAATGCAGTCAACAACTCTCCTGCATTGTGAGAGGCAGTTGGGTCATCACCATTAAGCATAGCGACTAGCACAAAAATACAGCCTTGAATTCTTCCAATACGCCGCGGAACTGCAGAAATCACCGAGAGTTCCAATAGAAGTCCTACAGCTTCCCTTTGCTCCTCCACTTCTTGTGTCAAAGATTTCACCAATAGTGATAATGATCCAACATCTGCCATCTTTTCCTGCAGACTACCACAAACTGTAAGATAGCTAACAACTTGAAATGTTGATATTCGAAACAAAATCACAGAGATAAAAACAATCAATTTTCTCCTATGGCTCACCTTGTTTTCAGTATTAACAGAAGCAAGGATTCTTAGTAGATGAATGACAGTCAACCGGCTGTGAGGCTTGATTGAACCTAACCGATTAAACAGAATTGGAATAACTCTTTCATCATTAATCCACTCTTTGTCAATAGTTTGATCCTTGATAAAATCACGCAATCCCCAAAGTGCAAGCGTAAATTCTTCATCATTACCATACTTAAGTTGCAATACGACATCTTCAATACTAAGAACAATGCTTTCTACCTTAATTTCCCTCTGAGAGTCCAGTTCATTCCCAAACCATGGTTCTTGACTTGGTCTTGGACTGGGATTTGCACTAGGACATAGACTTGTACTTAAACTGGTATTAAACTTGGCATTCATCAATTCTTTATGCAGTGCTGCaactttttctttgatttcTTGAGACACATCAATACTTGCAAAGAGCACAAGGCCTAAAGATCTCCCAAGATCTTGAGTCATGTCTTCCATCCGCTGGAAGGGTGATTCGGTGCTTTTAATGAACTCCATAGCACGCCTAAGCTCCTTTTTAAGGGATTCAACTGCTTTTCTGACTGTTTGACTATCCATATCATCACCATTTTCCTTCAACTCTATGAGAATTGGCGTGAACTTCTCAAGCAGAACTGCAAATTCAGTGAAGACTTCTCTCTCGTATTCAGAGTTCTTTGCTAGCGATGCAACCTCTTCTGCTGAGGCTTGTAACTCTGATACAAGCTCAGAGAAGCTTTTGCTCTCCCATTTTTGCATCTAGTTTCCTTTTTTCCGGTGAAGTGGTGGATAGGGAGATTTAGGAGGAACGAAATATTGAGAGTATTGACAGGAGAGAAATATCAAACCAGTATTCCAGAATTCAATAGAAGAAAAAGCTTAACAGAAATTTGAGAGAGGAAATGTTTACATAGACAGGATTGAATTCAACTGAAGATTATCAAGGAATTAAATGAATAATGAGACCAAATTGAGGATAAAAACAAGAAGAAACTTTCAAGTAAGGGACGTAAAATACATGTGTATCTGTGtacaacaaaattcaaagaaTTCAAAATGTCACCAAGCGAGGAAAGTTCAACATTTCCAGAGGAGAAGAACTAACGAGGAAATGAACCTGAAGAAGAAATGGGAAAGCTTGACTACTCCAACAAAACCCTGTTTGTTTTTGCACTAATTCGTCTTGGACGGGAACTACAAGCAAGTAAAAGATAGAGAAAAGCACCCACAAGAAGAAACCGAAGAAAACGACCTATTAGCGATGCACCGAAGACTGAGAGTGTTAGTCCTGCTGGATTCACCTATTTGTCCTCTTCCTCCTCATTCTGGAACTAAATaagaacctttttttttttcctgcagGGCGTGAAATTGAAGGCTTCTTGTTTGAAGTATTGTGAAGAAGGGAATACTTTTGGAACAGCTTCATTGGTCGGCTATGACTCTTTGGTTGATAATAGGatcaattttcttcttcttcttaattGCCCGAGTCAAACAAACAGAGTTTTCCATGTTCCGAGCTTTGAATGGCAAAACAGAGAAGAGAGTAAACTCCATTGTTTTTTCTGTGCCACAGAGAAACCAAATTCACCGATTTGTAAGTTGGGTTTGGTCAAAACCCATAACATGGGTCATCACCCGTATTAGGATTCAGGTCAAGCCAGCTCAAGGATCCTTCATCGTGTTGGGAGTTTGAACATGAACCGGTGTCTGACCCACTAATTTTGGAACAAGAAATGGACGAGGTCAAAAAATATGAATCGgaatttgtttaatttaaaatagttcATGTGTTTTTGAGTCAAAAGAAGTTAGCAAtgatcaaatactccaatatcACTTTTACTGTGTGAAGGATGGATTTACATGTACCTAATACTCTTTCTTATACTCATGCTTTTACAGCGAGTATgaaaagaaatttcaataatttgactagtttttcttttttgaaaataaaatagattcTTATCATTAAACAATATATCAACAAAAATGGAAGGAGGACAAGCACTCCATTCTCCAGATTCTGATATTGAAACTGCAGAACGAGGAAGAACGCGTgcacaaaaatatataaatgaaaaagGAGATTTTTTTAATAGCAGAAACTgtaaaagagattttttttttttttaatagcagAAACTGTAACATTGGATCTGCTGAAATATCATTTGCATTGCAATAAGGAAATCATCATCTTTCATATAAAGCAAAGGGATTGGTGAGGTTTATGTACAGACCATCAAACTAGAATCACAACTGAACTGAACAGTGAAGTTTAGGTGTCTGATCCAACCAGTTTACCACTTTTATTTCAAAGATATGAGCACAAGCAATCCAATATTCAGCATTCCAAATACAATCAGAAATGAGCGCGAGGAGAATGAATCAGATTTTAGCACCAAGTAAGGTCATCAAGAAATCCTTGTAATCCCCTGATGTGTCACCAATAACTTCACCATCAAGGTTAGTTTTGTAGATGTTGAAGTACTCCCCCCTGATTTTCATTGTGTCAATTTCAGCTCGAGTTACAATAGCTCTTGTTAGTGAACCTTCATCTGTCCCAAGCCCACTGATGGAATTTCTAATGACCTGTCAACAATTTAACCACTGCTAATGagcaaaaaaatatttgaaaaaattgtTTCAATTTTGTCCATATCCTCTCAACTGGGCATCTGTTTTCACTTCTttaactataaaatttaaaaaaaagaaaaaaaaaaaaaaagaaaaaagaaaagagtccTTCCAATGATATGGAAAAGGCAAAAGAAAGAATGAGAAAATGAAATTATCACCAAATGTATTGTCCACAATGGATACTAAATCAATCACCTCAGCAAAGTGTTTTTCTGGAGATTGTATGCACCAAATTACCACTCTTAATAGAGATTCCAATACGCCATTTCCACAACTCTTTATGTCCTGCAAAGGAAACCATCCAACAAAAAATTCCCACtaaaaaattctttttcttaaaaaaaaatatatatgtttttcaACTAGCTAAATTGCAGATGCTGAACCTGGTCAATAGGATTTCCAAAGTTTTGCTGATAGCACTCGAACATTGCTCTAAGCTGATACACATTCCTAGTGCTGAGAACATACACTATATCATCATGATCTAGTTGCTTTCTTTTGATGGCTTCATGCAATTTAGATGCCTCTGAGATGGATATATTCATATTCACCTGTTCTTTGTCATACCTGTAAGAGCTTACTAAGCCCACCAAGAGCTGCACAATGCATACATTGGTGTTAAGTGAATCCTACAAACTCCTTTAAGAAACAAAGGAAGGTATTTCAATCATAGCAAGTACAAATCAACAAAGTTCATGCCTAAATCAAACATGTAATGCAACAAGGATCACTGTTTAAAATGAAAGCCCCCATACAGAAGCAAGTTCTTAgtcaaaatttttcttttctatttttcgAGGTTGTTCCTTCTTTCTAATTCCAGCCAAATATGAGCTCTGGAATTTCACTTCTGCAAGAGTTTTTcagaatatatttaaaaatgttGAAAGTAATTACATATCAAAGGGTAATACTTATTGAAAACTTCTTGAAAGCAAACCTTTTCTAATTCCTACAAAATCCTTATCTTCTTGAAAGCTGTTTGCCTAGAAGTCATGGTGTCACCTCTAACTCTAAAGATGAATTGGCACACATGTAGCAAACTGTATGTGAATGGAAATGTTGGCTTACTTTTCTAAGGGGCAAAGGGGCTTGAGATGCAATGTCTTCTTCAAGGGAGCAATCAAAAAGAGAACAGTAAGCCTGCCTTACTGCCAGTAGATGTTGAGGAGAATTTGCACATGCTATCTCAACTATCACTTGTAGTTCATTTGTGGTTTTATTCTTTGCATTCAATGCTTCATTTGCCAGTTTGGCATCCCTTTCCGCGGGATCATATGTCCATAAAATTACTGCTTTCTGTAAGGCAATAAAGTTTACAAGTTGTTAGATATGAATATGCAATATGGTGATTCAGTAGTGAAATCTTTGATCTGCATAAATGAAACTAAATTCTccatttttgaattaaaaaatgacACTGATTGTTCTCGCTGAAACAGCTATCAGAAAAACATAATTTAGAAAACGTGCTCATGAATAAGCTTACTCTAAAATCACCAGACAGCTCAGAATGGAGACGATCAATTAGAGATTCATTGTAAAGTTGCTGATATGTGTCTCTGATTTTCTTCCTTTGACTTGCATTTCTGTGACCTAATATCCGTATAATCGCCTTCTCATCTGTTCCTAATCCTAttaaaaaccaaaaaaagagagagagaagaatttATTCACATAGAAAATATTCAGTCCATTTTTGGCCTATTAAATAAAaagcataaattaaaaatcgggTCAGACTATCAATCTTTTAAGTTCCTATCCTCACAAGGGGAAGTTATGGGTAGAAGTATTGAATTTGATaagaaaatcaattaatttgaaGAACCCAGAAGGAGAAAAGAGCAGAGACCTGATATAGCTTCATATCCGTAATAATACACACAGAATTACTTCAAAGAAACATGGTAGATTAAAAACACTCGGACGAGAAATAaagcaaaaaaaagaaaagctatATGTATTTGGGATAAATAAGCACAGACAAACCTTGAACAGCTTTTCTGAGACTCTCACAGTCTTGGGATGGAGAAGGAACAGTATCTGGCATTCTGATAGTAGCCATTTTCTTCGCAGGAAAGCTAAGctttgttattttcttttttacggTTAATGGAAACAAGTAAAGAAGGAGAAACAGCGAAACTCGTGAAATCTCAGTTCCTGCAGTTTCTGTGTGGATGTTCTGTTTCTATTTTCCTCCTAATAGAAAGCAAGAATCGGGAATTCTAATCTATGTTTTCATCGGACAGCAATGCCCCTATCTCACATTAAATTCCCGAAAAGAGACTCCTGCGTTTATCCAAAAACAGACATTCGTTCACAGTGGAGAGCGTTATTGTGGTAAATTACTGCATCATTGAGCAAAATTCAATGAGCTTATTTTATCGGGCACCACTAGGTTTCAATATAATTCTAGGAATTTCCATCAACTTTAGCATTTTATGATTTTGACCATGGTGGTTCAGAAGATGGTTTTTTTAGTCTTGTTGTTCTCCTCTTGCATGCCCTGCCAATACAAGCTCAAGCTCAAGCTCCTTCTATTTTGGTGGAAGGTTCTGAATATGGAGTTGAGAGCTCTgaaattttttagatatttttgttGGTAAGGTATTTAATTGTACAAATATATTCAGACAATTtagaatgtatatatataaattatgtttTATCCAAATAAAGAGATTTACGGAAAGTGTTAATCTCAGTGatttatatcttttaatatatattgatCTGAAAGATTTTACAATTTATAATAGTGCAATATAATATTGGATAATTATCAAGGTTCAAAAAATGTAATTGACTAATATTTTGAAAAAGATAGTctcattcattatttttttataaaaggtgTCTCGGCTAGAAATAGCAAACAGACAGAATTTTTATGGGTGTCCGATCCATCCAAATTCTATTAAGACGAATTTagatttttacaaaataaatttgttcggattcgaatttaaaaaattttatctatttcgAATTAAGGTAGGGTTGGAAGTTAATTACCCGATCCCGCTCAGCGTTATTAgcaaaactaaccctaatctgatttcttttttcattttaaattattcacGTCCCTCTCTCCTtcggcgcctctctcccccTGCTTCCCTTCCCATAATTCCCAATCGACTCTCTCCCCCACTTTACTGCCGACAGCCCcggcaccggcgacgtctccttttTCTCCCCAACGACCATAAATCTTCTCCCTCCCAGTTAGCGATATCTTCCTTTTCCCATCCCTTGAGTACTACCTTCAAGGAATTCTTCTGGCGTTCCTGTATTGATAAGAGTTCTCATACTCACACACGTGCAGCAGTAATTCCCAATAAGCAAGAGCAACTGTGTCTGATTGAAGAGCTCCAAGGCAAACAACGGATATTCTAACAAGACCGGATAAGCATTCAGCTATAGGAACAGTAATCCCACAAAGCTGCtc
Encoded proteins:
- the LOC110626895 gene encoding U-box domain-containing protein 44, which encodes MQKWESKSFSELVSELQASAEEVASLAKNSEYEREVFTEFAVLLEKFTPILIELKENGDDMDSQTVRKAVESLKKELRRAMEFIKSTESPFQRMEDMTQDLGRSLGLVLFASIDVSQEIKEKVAALHKELMNAKFNTSLSTSLCPSANPSPRPSQEPWFGNELDSQREIKVESIVLSIEDVVLQLKYGNDEEFTLALWGLRDFIKDQTIDKEWINDERVIPILFNRLGSIKPHSRLTVIHLLRILASVNTENKEKMADVGSLSLLVKSLTQEVEEQREAVGLLLELSVISAVPRRIGRIQGCIFVLVAMLNGDDPTASHNAGELLTALSSNTQNALYMAEAGYFKPLVHYLKEGSDMAKVLMATAIARMKLTDQSRASLGEDGAIEPLAKMFKAGNLEAKLSALNALQNLSMSTENIKHLISSGIVVPLLQLLFSVTSVLMTLQEPASAILAKIAGSESVLVNQDIVQQILSLLYLSSPVVQFHLLQALNSIASHSKATKARKKMRENGAFQLLLLFLTETSIKNRTAALNLLYTLSKDSPEELMEQLGEYHVNNIVSVVSSSTSEAEKAAAIGILSNVVVDNKKATGVLEKSNLLPALILIMSSSESTSTPTTSWLMENIAGLFIHFTAPSDKKLQRLSAELGVIPLLVKLLSTGSLVAKCRAATSLAQLSQNSLALRKSRKSRWTCIPRSAEAFCEVHDCYCIVKRTFCLVKAGAICPLIKILEGEEREADEAVLDALGTLFQDEIWESGSNYMARMSVFQAIIKILESGNVNAQEKALWILERIFRIEEHRTRYGESARGVLIDLAHNGDPKLKSTVANVLAQLELLQA
- the LOC110626896 gene encoding annexin D3, with the protein product MATIRMPDTVPSPSQDCESLRKAVQGLGTDEKAIIRILGHRNASQRKKIRDTYQQLYNESLIDRLHSELSGDFRKAVILWTYDPAERDAKLANEALNAKNKTTNELQVIVEIACANSPQHLLAVRQAYCSLFDCSLEEDIASQAPLPLRKLLVGLVSSYRYDKEQVNMNISISEASKLHEAIKRKQLDHDDIVYVLSTRNVYQLRAMFECYQQNFGNPIDQDIKSCGNGVLESLLRVVIWCIQSPEKHFAEVIRNSISGLGTDEGSLTRAIVTRAEIDTMKIRGEYFNIYKTNLDGEVIGDTSGDYKDFLMTLLGAKI